Proteins encoded together in one Chitinophaga sp. LS1 window:
- the tnpC gene encoding IS66 family transposase, translating into MRPELLTSITDALKQISTLTETNGELLESLTRERITFGKIIYDLNNQLEAKNGACDKLNRYLNQAHEIMLDREHQVIELQSRIEALESENALLKEQVAQGEKKSWQLQELCEMLQGKKSEKFIPEREKVDAAIQQTLGPDFDLTELEEIIRVASTKGDIQQVDDQIRKGNRKKKKHLAHKGRRVQPSCIEVVTETIDVEGDKTGLIPMGKKVTTYYEYKPGKIIKVQQERLQYRTEDKKFVCQPVAPRLVEKGTVGNSLLAHLHSRRFGYGDPYTRQLRYIKSTTGISFAASTVNGWEEVAFKKLLRLLRCMKKVIVQARYLKVDETRLDYLNDIGEGKPSRGWLWVFLSEEQKLVLFEFNPSRGHKVPQQILKDFKGTLQADGLGSYVAAFKDNEEVDLMTCLSHIRRGFKKAEKYDKKLAAEALTLFNIIYRIEAFAERKKMTDDQRLALRQKYSVPFLDKIHIWLLEQQQIDHLPGTPIIKAVNYALGQWHKLKAFTTLGYVDADNNGVERAIRPVTTFRNNSLFAGNEHGAERVALFYSLIESCKLNDIDPYIYLKDIYDRLHDCPAHELINLLPPYWKKKNT; encoded by the coding sequence CGCCCTGAATTACTCACTTCTATAACAGATGCATTAAAACAAATCTCCACGCTAACGGAGACCAATGGGGAGTTGTTGGAATCTCTGACCAGAGAGAGAATAACGTTTGGTAAGATTATATATGACCTGAATAACCAGCTGGAAGCAAAGAATGGAGCATGTGATAAATTAAACCGTTATCTGAATCAGGCACATGAGATTATGCTTGATAGAGAACATCAGGTCATTGAATTGCAAAGCAGGATCGAAGCATTGGAAAGTGAAAATGCGCTCTTAAAAGAGCAGGTTGCTCAGGGAGAAAAGAAGAGCTGGCAGTTACAGGAGTTATGTGAAATGCTACAGGGTAAAAAGAGTGAGAAATTTATACCTGAACGTGAAAAAGTAGATGCGGCCATACAACAAACCTTAGGACCTGATTTTGATCTGACCGAACTGGAAGAGATTATAAGAGTAGCCTCCACAAAAGGCGATATTCAACAAGTGGATGACCAGATCCGGAAAGGCAACCGCAAAAAGAAAAAACATCTCGCTCATAAAGGTAGAAGAGTACAACCATCTTGTATAGAAGTAGTGACAGAAACAATTGACGTCGAAGGAGACAAGACAGGCCTGATCCCTATGGGCAAAAAAGTGACGACCTATTACGAATACAAGCCGGGTAAAATTATTAAAGTACAACAGGAGCGGCTTCAATATCGTACAGAAGATAAAAAGTTTGTCTGCCAACCAGTAGCCCCTCGTCTGGTAGAAAAAGGAACAGTAGGAAACAGCCTGCTGGCACACTTACACAGCCGCCGGTTTGGATATGGGGATCCATATACACGTCAGTTACGGTATATAAAAAGCACTACTGGCATCAGCTTCGCAGCATCAACGGTAAATGGTTGGGAAGAGGTGGCCTTTAAGAAACTGCTAAGGCTGTTGAGATGTATGAAAAAAGTAATTGTGCAGGCCCGGTATCTGAAGGTCGATGAGACAAGATTAGATTACCTCAATGATATTGGAGAAGGCAAACCATCCAGGGGTTGGCTATGGGTATTTTTATCTGAAGAACAAAAATTAGTATTGTTTGAATTTAACCCATCCCGCGGACATAAGGTTCCACAGCAGATATTAAAAGATTTTAAGGGCACGCTTCAGGCGGATGGCCTGGGTAGCTATGTAGCAGCTTTTAAAGATAATGAGGAGGTGGACCTAATGACATGCCTGTCCCATATCCGCCGCGGTTTTAAGAAAGCAGAGAAATATGATAAAAAGCTAGCGGCAGAAGCATTGACATTGTTCAACATCATTTACAGGATAGAAGCCTTTGCCGAAAGAAAAAAGATGACCGATGACCAGCGATTGGCATTGCGTCAGAAATATAGCGTTCCTTTTCTCGATAAAATACATATCTGGTTGCTGGAACAACAGCAGATAGATCATCTGCCAGGTACACCAATAATTAAAGCAGTTAATTATGCCCTGGGGCAATGGCACAAACTAAAAGCATTTACGACCCTTGGATACGTCGATGCCGACAACAATGGCGTCGAGAGGGCCATCAGACCCGTTACTACCTTCCGCAATAATAGCCTGTTTGCCGGAAATGAACATGGAGCAGAGAGAGTAGCACTTTTTTACTCCCTGATCGAGTCTTGTAAACTTAACGACATCGATCCTTATATTTATCTTAAAGATATCTATGACCGCCTTCATGATTGCCCAGCTCATGAACTTATTAATCTGTTGCCTCCATATTGGAAGAAGAAAAATACATGA